The Synechococcus sp. CC9605 sequence CCGTGAAGATGTCGAGAAAACCGATCAGCTGTCCGCCTTGATCGATGAACTGCTTGAACGCTTCACGATCGATTCCGGGCATCGGGATGTAGATCCCAAGGCGCACCAACAACAGCAGGCCGAGCGTGGTGAGCACACGACTGCGGAGCCCAGGGTTGGTGATCAGCTGGCCGATCACTTCGGAGGCGTTGGGGTTGCGACCCCGACTGACGAGCATGTCCGGAAGAAAGTGAAGTTGGGCGAAAAGCCAAGAAGCCGCCCGTGGATCGAAATCCAGCGGACGGCTCAGACCCTAGGGCTGACTTGGGGGCGAGCCCTTTATTAGTGGAGAATGTCGCAGGTGCCGCCTGCGGCTTCGATCTTGGTGAGGGCGGAGGATGTGAACGCCGCGGCTTGAACGGTCAGCTTTTTGGCTGTTAGTTCACCGTTGCCGAGCATCTTCAGCGGATGCTTGGGGCTGGTCACGATGCCGTCCTTGACCAGGGAATCCAAATTGACGGTGCTGCCGTCCTTCAAGTCGTTCAACGCCGAGACGTTGAGCACGGTGAAGTGCTTTGGATTCACCAGAGGGAAGTGCTTCAGCTTCGGCACCCGGCGGTACAGAGGCATTTGGCCACCCTCGAAGCCAGGGCGCGTGGGGCGACCCGAGCGGGATTTCTGGCCGCGCATACCGAAGCCGCAGCTGGCACCCTGACCGGCGGCGATGCCGCGGCCTTTGCGCAATTTGCGGCGACGAGCGCCCTTGTTGGATTTGAGGGAATCGAGTCGGAGAGTCATCGCGAATCAGGAGTAGATCTGTTCGAGGGAGATTCCCCGTTCTTTGGCCGTCTCCTTGTGGGTGCGGAGAAGCGACAGAGCCACCATGGCAGCCCGTGCATTGTTCAGGGGGGTCTTGCTGCCCAGGCGCTTGGCCAGGACATTCTTGATGCCGGCGAGTTCGAGCACTGTGCGGATGGAGCCGCCAGCGATCACACCGGTACCAGGGGCTGCAGGGCGGATGAGCACGCTGGCAGCACCATCACGACCATTGGAGAGGGTCGGGATGGAGTTGTGGCGGGTCAACGGCACTTTGACGAGGTGCTTCTTGCCATCGGCAACACCCTTGCGGACGGCACCGATCACATCACCGGCTTTGCCGACACCAACGCCGACCTGACCTTTCTCGTTGCCGACGACGACGATGGCTCGGAAGCTCATCTTCTTACCGCCTTTGACGGTCTTGGAGACGCGGCGGATCTGAACCACGCGCTCCTGCCATTCGGAATCGCGCTCCTGGCCGCGACGACCACCACGTCGGTCGCCACGACGACCGTCACGGTCGCCACGGCCGCGGCGCTGTTCCTGTTGCTGCTGCCCTTCGGCTGCGGCTGGAACGTCGGCTGCGCCCGGCACGGCGTTGGGATTGGATTGGGGGGAGGAATCTGTCATGGGTTGAGCAGGAATCAGAACTGAAGGCCCGCTTCCCGGGCAGCATCGGCGAGGGCTTTAATCCGGCCGTGGTACAGATTTCCGCCGCGGTCGAACACCACTTGCTGGATGCCTTTGGCCATGGCGCGCTTGGCAACCAGTTCGCCAACGGCGACAGAGGCGTCGCAGCTGCCAGCCGGAGCCTTGAGGCCGGTGCGCAGCTCCTTATCAACAGTGGAGGCTGAGCAGAGTGTGCTCTGGGCCGCGTCGTCGATGACCTGGGCGTAGATGTGGTTGTTGGAGCGGAACACGGCCAGCCGCGGACGGTCTGAGGTTCCGGTGATGTGACGACGCAGTCGCCGGTGGCGTTTCTGCGTCTGCTGTTTGCGGGAAATTTGGGACATGGTGGGTGAAGGGAAGGAACGTCAGGACAAGGCTTATTTCTTGCCGGACTTGCCTGCCTTGCGCAGGATGCGCTCGCCCTCGTACTTGATGCCCTTGCCTTTGTAGGGCTCGGGGGGACGGATGGCGCGGACCTTGGCGGCTTCGTTGCCCACCAGCTCCTTGTCGATACCGGAGACGATCACCCTGGTGTTGTTCTCCACCTTGAAGGTGATGCCCTCGGGGGCTTCCATCTCGACGGGGTGGCTGTAGCCAGCACTCACCACGAGAGTTTTGCCTTTGACCTGGGCACGGGAGCCCACACCAACGATCTCCAGGGCCTTGCTGTAGCCGTTGCTGACACCCTCAATCATGTTGGCGACAAGGGTACGGCTCAGGCCGTGGCGCTCACGGGAGATGCGCTTGGTGCTCGTGGGGGAGACCACGATGGTGTTGTTGTCCTGGCTGACGCTGACGCTGACGCCTTCAGGAAGGGTGCGCTCCAGTTCGCCTTTGGGTCCTTTCACCTTGACGGTGAGACCGTCGAGGGAAACCGTGACCTTTTCAGGGACGGGGACAGGGTTTTTGCCGATTCGTGACATGGTTCAGCTCCGGATCAGTAGACGTAACAGAGCACTTCGCCACCGACGCCCTCACGACGGGCATCGCGGTCGCTCATCACACCCTTGGAGGTGGAGATGATCGCCACGCCCAGTCCGCCGAGGACTTTGGGCAGGCCGCGAGTGTTCTTGTAGATGCGGAGACCGGGCTTGCTGACCCGCTGCATGGAGCGGATGGTGGGCAGCCTGTGCTTGCCGCTGTACTTGAGGGCGAGCACCAGTTCGGTGCGAATGCCTTCACCCTGCTCGCTGATCTCGGAGATGAAGCCCTCCTGCTGCAGCACCTTGGCGATGCTGCGGGTCATCCGCGAAGCGGGGATCTTGGTGGTTTCGTGACGTTTCTCACTCGCATTGCGAATGCGGGTGAGCATGTCGGAAATGGGGTCGTGGTTGGCCATAGGTGTCGACGGGGAGGGCTCAGTTGCTCTGGAACGGCATTCCCATCTCGCGGAGGAGGGCCCGGCCCTCTTCGTCCGAACGGGCAGTGGTCACGATGGTGATGTCCATGCCCCGGATCGCATCGATCTTGTCGAAGGAGATCTCAGGGAAAATGATCTGTTCGCGCACCCCAAGGGTGTAATTGCCGCGGCCATCGAAACTCTTGGGGCTGACCCCGCGGAAGTCGCGGATGCGGGGTAGCGCCAGGTTGATCAGGCGCTCCAGGAAGGCATACATCCGATCACCACGGAGGGTGACCGCACAGCCGATCGGCATGCCCTGCCGAATCTTGAAGCCGGCGATGGCTTTTTTGGCGCGGGTCACAACGACCTTCTGGCCGGTGATCTGCGCCAGCTCATTCACCGAAGCCTCGAGGGACTTGGCATTGGCGGCGGCTTCGCCGAGACCCCGGTTGACGGTGACTTTCAACACCTTGGGGACTTCGTGGATGTTGGTGAGGGAGAGATCCTTCTGCAGCTTGGGCTGGATGGTCTCCCGATAGCGCTTCTTGAGTGACATAACGGGTTGGGGTGCTTCTGGGCGTGGTCAGAAGTCGGGATCAGTCGAGGACTTCACCGGTTTTCTTCAGCCGGCGCTTCTTGGTGCCGTCCTTCTCGACGACGATTTCAACGCGGCTTGCCACCTTTTTGTCGGTGGAGTACAGCATCACGTTGGAGGCATGCAGGGACGCTTCCTCCGTCACGATGCGACCTGTCTCGCCCTCCTGGGTGGGCTTTTCGTGGCGGGTGCGCATGTTCACGCCCTCTACGACGACACGATTCTCGTTGGGCAGGGTGCGCAGGACGGCACCGGTTTTGCCCTTGTCCTTGCCGGCGATCACCTGAACGGTGTCGCCCTTGCGGATGCGCATCTTGATGCGCTCGGTGGCCTTAGCCTTGGTGGTTGCAGTCGCCATGGTCAGATCACCTCCGGAGCGAGGGACACGATTTTGGTGAAGCTGCGCTCACGCAGCTCACGGGCCACCGGTCCGAAGACGCGGGTGCCTTTCGGGTTTTTGTCGTCATTGATGATGACGGCGGCGTTGTCGTCGAAACGGATCGAGTTTCCGGTTTCACGACGCATGGTGGCTTTGGTGCGGACCACAACGGCCTTCACCACGTCGGACTTTTTGACGCCCATGTTGGGGGCGGCATCCTTCACGGCGGCAACGATCACGTCGCCCACGTGGGCATAGCGACGGTTGGTGCCGAGGACGCGAATGCACTGGATGCGCTTGGCGCCGCTGTTGTCGGCAACGGTGAGATAAGACTCCTGCTGGATCACTGCTTCACCTCCTGAGCTTCAGCCTTGTTGGCTTCCTCAGCTGCGGCTTTCGGGCTGTGGCTGAGAACCTCGGCGATGGCCCACCGCTTTTGGCGGCTCATCGGACGGGTTTCAGTGATGCGAACGCGGTCACCGACGCGACAGGTGTTGTCTTCGTCGTGAGCCTTGTAACGGGTGGTACGGCTGACCGTCTTTTGATAGATGGGGTGTGGGAAGCGGCTTTCCACCGCGACCACCACCGTTTTTTCCATCTTGTCGCTGACGACGGTGCCGATCCTTTCCTTGACTGCCATGGTTACGGAGTGGGGGATCAGGAGGCGGTGGAGCGCTGGCGCTCCGACTGCACCGTCATCAGCTGGGCCAGCTTGATGCGGGCCTCTTTGAAACGGTGCGTGTTAGCGAGCTGGCGCGTGGCCTGCTGGAAACGGAGTTGGAACAGTTCGCGGCGAAGGCCGTCGATCTGTTCGTTGATGTCCGAATCGGACAGGCTGCGCACATCGGCGGCGTTGGGACGGGCCATGGTCAGGACTCCACGGTGATGGCTTCAGAAGCTGCCGGAGCCTTGGCACCAGCTGACTTCTCCTGCTCATCCAGTTGGATGAACTTGGTCTTCACGGGAAGCTTGTACTGCGCGAGGCGCATGGCTTCCTTGGCGATTTCGGGGGTGATTTCGTCACCGCCCATCTCGAACAAGATCCGGCCGGGCTTGATCACCGCCACCCAGAATTCTGGGTTGCCCTTACCGGAACCCATCCGGGTTTCGGCAGCACGCATGGTGACCGGCTTGTCGGGGAAGATCCGGATCCAGATTTTTCCGCCACGCTTGACGTAGCGGGTCATGGCACGACGGCTGGCCTCGATCTGGCGCGAGGTGATCCAGCCACATTCCTGTGCCTGCAGCGCGAATTGTCCGAAGGCAATGGTGTTGCCCCGGGTGGCGACGCCGCGCATGCGGCCTCGCTGCTGCTTACGGAATTTGACGCGTTTTGGACTCAGCATGGTTCAGGCCTCCTGTTCAACCCTCGTTTGAGCGGTCTTCGAACTGTTGGGGCCGACGGCTGGCCCGGCGCCGGGGGGCTGCACCCACCGGCATGGGCTGAGCCTGTTCGCTCAGCACTTCGCCCTTGAATACCCAAACCTTGATGCCGAGCACGCCGTAGGTCGTGCTGGCCACCTTGGTGGCGTAGTCGATGTCGGCACGCAGGGTGTGCAGGGGCACCCGACCCTCGCGGGTCCATTCCGTCCGGGCGATCTCAGCACCGTTCAGGCGACCGGACACCTGGATCTTCAGACCCAGAACGCCGGCACGCTGAGCGCGCTGCACAGCCATGCGGATGGTGCGGCGGAAGGCCACACGCTTCTCCAGCTGCTGGGCGATGTACTCGGCAAGGAGGAAGGCATCGCCGTCGACGCGTTCGACCTCGACAACATTGATCCGTACCTGACGACTGGAGTCGCCGATGGTCTTCTGAATGCCGGAGCGAAGCTCTTCGATGCCGCTGCCTTGACGGCCGACCAGCACGCCGGGGCGTGCGGTCTTGAGTTCAACTTCCAGTTGATCGGCCTTGCGGGCGATCAGCACATCACTGATGCCGGCGGAGCCGTACTTCTTGTGGATGAACTTGCGAATCCGGTCGTCCTCCTGGAGGAGGGCCGGATAGTTCTTGCTGGAGGCGTACCAGCGTGACCGGTGTTCCTGGGTGATCCCCAGGCGCAGACCGGTTGGGTTGATTTTGTGTCCCATTGGGTCAGAGTCCTCGGGGGTCAGGAATCGGTCTGAGCCGCCACAGCAATGCTGATGTGGCAGGTCTGTTTCTTGATCTGGTAAGCCCGGCCCTGGGCGCGGGGGCGATAGCGCTTCATGGAGGGGCCCATGTCAGCGGTCGCGCTCGAGATCACCAGAGATGAGGGATCGAGACCGAGGTTGTGCTCAGCGTTGGCCACCGCAGACCGGAGCACCTTGGTGATCGGGCCGGTGGAGCGGTAGGGCATGAACTCGAGCATGATCAGCGCGTCGCGATAAGTGCGGCCACGGATTTGGTCGAGCACACGGCGCACCTTCGACACGGAGCCTCGGATGAAGCGACCGTGAGCCTGGGCGGTGGGTGCCGTTGGTGTTGACGATGTCATGGATTAGCGGCCTCCTTTCTTGTCTCTGATGTGGCCCTTGAATGTGCGGGTGGGAGCGAACTCTCCCAGCTTGTGGCCCACCATCTGCTCGGTGATGAACACCGGCACATGGGTGCGGCCGTTGTGAACCGCGATCGTGTGGCCGATCATCATCGGCAGGATCGTGGAGGCCCGTGACCAGGTCTTGATCACAGACTTGTCGTCGTTGTCGTTCTGCTTTTCAACCTTGCGAAGCAGGCTGTCGGCAATAAACGGACCTTTTTTGAGTGAACGTCCCATAACGGTTTAAGCAAGCGGATAAGTGATGGTTTGCATCAGGAATCGCGTCCGCCACGGCTCCGCTTGGAGGTCTTGCGACGCTTCCGGAGCACGTATTGGTTGCTGGGTTTGTTCCGCTTGCGGGTCTTGAGACCGAGGGCGGGTTTGCCCCAGGGGGTCACCGGGCCGGAACGGCCGATCGGTGCACGACCCTCACCACCACCGTGGGGGTGATCGCAAGGGTTCATCACACTGCCTCGAACCTGAGGACGACGTCCGAGCCAGCGGCGACGACCGGCCTTACCCAGGCTGGTGTTGCGCATCTCGGAGTTACCGACCTCGCCGAGGGTGGCGTAGCACTCGCGGCGAACCAGGCGAACCTCGGTGGAGGGCAGCTTCAGAGCGACGTAGTCGCCTTCTTTCGCCATCACCTGGGCACTGGCACCGGCGGTACGGACCATTTGGCCACCACGACCGGCGTAGAGCTCAACGCAGTGAACCGCCGAACCGAGGGGCACCGAGGACAACGGCATGGCGTTGCCGTTTTCGATCGGGGCATCAGGGCCGGAGACCACGGTCTGACCCACCTGAACTCCTGCGGGAGCCAGGATGTAGCGCTTCTCGCCATCGGCGTAGAAGAGCAGTGCCAGACGCGCGTTGCGGTGCGGGTCGTAGTGGATTGCGGCCACCTTGGCGGGGACACCGTGCTTGTTGCGACGGAAATCCACCACGCGATAAAGGCGCTTGTGGCCACCACCACGGTGGCGGCAGGTGATCACACCGCGGTTGTTGCGGCCCTTGCGGCGGTGTTTGGCCACCACCAGGGTCCGCTCTGGTTTGCGGCTGGTGATCTCACTGAAATCAGTGACCACCCGGGTGCGGGTACCGGGGGTGTAGGGGCGGAAATTACGGATTGCCATGACGATTCAGACCCCTCAGGACTCAGGGAAGAGTTGGATCGAGTTGCCCTCCGCCAGGCGCACCACGGCTTTCTTCACCTGGGCACGTTTGCCGGCGAAGCGACCCATGCGACGGGAGCGTCGCGGGGGATTCATGGTGCTGATGCCGGTGACCTTCACATCGAAGAGCTGCTCAATGGCGGCCTTGATGTCGGGCTTCGCGGCGCGGTGGTCCACCTCGAAGGTGTACTGGTTGATTTCGAGGGCGCGGGTGGCCTTCTCGGTGATCAGGGGACGTCGGATCACATCCGCCAGGCGTCCTTGGAAACGTTCAGTCATCGCCGTAGACCTCCTGGATGGTTGCGAGAGCTTCCTCGCCCAGCACCAGAGCATTGGCGTGGAGCAGGTCGAAGACGTTCAGCTGATCTGCGGAGATCAACTTGACTTTCTCCAGGTTGCGCACGGAACGGCGAACAACATCGGAGGGGTTCGTCAGAACGATGAGCACCTTGGAGCCGGCAGCAACACCGAGGCGTCCCAGAGCATCCGTGATCTCACGGGTCTTGGGGGCCTCCAGCGAAGCACCGAAGTCCTGCACGACGGTGACGTCGTCGATGCGGGCCATCAACGCAGTGCGCAGGGCCAGACGACGCTCCTTGCGGTTCATCGCAAGGTTGTACGTGCGGGGCTTGGGTCCAAAGATGATGCCGCCGCCAGGTTTCAGGGGAGTCCGGATGGATCCCTGACGGGCCCGACCCGTTCCTTTCTGCTTGTAGGGCTTGCGACCACCACCGCGCACTTCCGAGCGGGTGAGGGTGCTGGCGGTTCCTTGGCGTGCATGGGCCTGCTGACGCAGAACAGCCCGATGCATGAGATCAACGGCGGTGGTCTCTTTGGCCACCTTCAGGTCCAGGGTTGCCTTGCCGGCTTCCTTGCCCTGCCAATCACGAACGACACAACTGGCCATCACTTACCTCCGTTGGCGGGCTTGGCGCCCACGCGCAAGGCCGGGCGGATGTTGAGCAGCGCACCAGGCTTGCCGGGCACGGATCCCTTCACCACCAGCAGGTTGTGCTCGCTGTCCACCTTGAGGATGGTTAGGCCGCGGGTGGTGATTTTCTTGCCGCCGTAGCGACCGGCCATCCGCTTTCCGGGATAGATGCGGCCCGGGGTGGTACCGGCACCGGTCGAACCGGGCTCGCGGTGGTTCTTCGAACCGTGGGTCATTGGACCCCGGCTGAAGCCGTGGCGCTTCTGGTAGCCAGCGAAGCCGCGGCCAACGGTGTCACCGCTGACGTCCACCTTCTGGCCGGCTTCGAAATCGCCGACGGTGATGGCGCCACCGAGTTCGAGACCTTCAACGCTGTCGACGCGGTATTCGCGCAGATGACGCAGAAGACCCTCACCGGATTTGTTGAGGTGACCCTGGGCGGGCTTGTTGATCAGCTTCTCGCGGGTTTCGCCAAAGCCGATCTGCACTGCGGAATAACCGTCAGTGTCGTCGTTTTTGAGTTGGGTGATGCGGCAGGGGCCGGCTTCGATCAAGGTGACCGGAACAGCTCTGCCCTGCTCGTCGAAGAACTGGGACATACCCAGCTTCTTCCCGAGGATGCCGATGGACATGGATGGGGAGGAAGCGCCAGCGTGGACAACCACCAGGCGGAGAACCGCATGGGGTCAGGTGCTGATCGATTGGACGCAGACGTGTTTCGAAGCGGAACTCCCGAAGGAGTTGATTCGAATGGGCTAGCGAACGATTCAGCGAGGCTGGGACTTGCATCTGCACGATGTGCTGTTGCAGTTTCCCGACGGAAATCTCCGAAGAAAGCTTCCGTACTGGCCTGGGGATTCGACGCAATCGTCGAATCTGTTCTGCCGACTGGAGGCCCGGCTAGCGGACGGGCACAGAAACACAGAACAAACAACGAACTTACAACACCGACCTTCCCTCTCCCCTGATCCCTCTGCCTGCTGCCAGAATCCCCTTCAATCCCTGTAGCTGCCATGCCTCTGCTTCTCACCGGTCAGGCATTTCGCCGTGATCTCGAAGCCAATGGCTGCCTGGCGGTGCAGGCTCCGCTCGAAGGCGGTGCAGAAACCCGTCTATTAAGACGTCTGCGCGGCGCCGGATACAGCACTCGCATGACATCGGCCCGTGGTCTTGGTGATCCGGAGGTGTTTCTCACCCAGAAGCACGGCATTCGTCCGCCCCATCTCGGCCATCAAAGTGTTGGTCGTGGTGCTGCTGTGGGAGAAGTGCAGGAGGTGGCTCCCCAGCTCGGCGACTTGTTTGAAAGTGATGCTCCTGTGGCTCTCTGGCTGCTGGAAGGCCAGGTGCTCTCGCGCTCCGAACTTCTCTCGCTCTGCGATCTGTGCAAGCGCGAACCGCGTTTACGCATCATCGTGGAGATGGGTGGTGCTCGCAGCCTGAAGTGGGAACCGATGACCACATATCTGAAGGCCTGACGCCTGACGACGCCCTCGCTCAGGGCCTCTGGGTCAAGCTGATCTGTGGGGCAAGCAACCAGGATCTGCCTGCCATTGCCGACCTGACCGCAGTCTTTGCGGCTGTTGGCGTTCATTGCGTTGACGTGGCTGCCGATCCAGCGGTCGCTCTTGCAGCCCGTCGCGGCCTGGACTGGGCTGAGGCGCAAACAGGGCGTCGCCCCTGGCTGATGGTGAGCCTCAGCGATGGCACCGATGCTCACTTCCGCAAGGCTTGGTTCGATCCTGGTCGCTGCCCTGTGGACTGTCCGCGGCCATGCGAAAGGATTTGTCCGGCGGCAGCGATTCCGCCCGGTGCTGGCATCGACCAGCAGCGTTGCTATGGCTGCGGCCGCTGCCTGCCGGCTTGCCCCCATGGGTTGATCGAGGAGCGCGACCACCGCTTGGCGCCCGAGCAGGTGATCTCCCTGCTCCAATCGATTCAGCCCGATGCTCTGGAGATTCACACCGCATCTGGGCATGACGAGGGCTTCGCAACGCTGATCCAAAGCCTTCAGCAGCACAAGGTTCCCTTGCGGCGCTTGGCTGTGAGCTCCGGCTTGGAGGGCCACGGCGTGAAGGCCGATCAGTTGGCTGATTTGCTTTGGCGTCGCTACTCCCGCCTGCGGCAAGCCGGTTACAGACCCCTCTGGCAGCTGGATGGGCGTCCGATGAGCGGCGATGTGGGGGCTGGCACCGCGCGGGCAGCAGTTCAGCTCTGGCGTGCCATGCGGAGTCTGGCCCCGCCGGGCCCGTTGCAGCTGGCCGGTGGTACCAACGCCGCAACGCTGGAGTTCTTGCGTCCCACGGAACGGCCGGCTGGCATCGCCTTTGGTGGTGTGGCCCGTCGCTTGCTGATGCCTGTGCTGGATGAGGCGCAAACCCGTCGGCTCGCCCTGTGGCAATGGCCCGAGGGTTGGGAGCGTGCCCTCTCCCTCGCGCGTCCATTGGTGGCGCCATGGCTGCAGCGCTCTTGCTAGAAGGCTGAAACGCGCAGATCCCATGGGCACGCAACGGGTCACCGACGATCTGGATCGCCTCCTCGAGCTCCTGCCGGAGGCCGTGCGGGAGCAGTTGCGGCCGGTGGAGGCGCGGCAGCAGTTGCTTGAGGTGGTGCTCGATCTCGGTCGGGTTCCGGAAGCGCGTTATCCAGGCCGTGCCCTGGCGCTGGGCTCCACGCCCCTGTCCCGCGAGGATCTCGCGGTCGTGGTGGCCAGGCTTGGTCAGTTCGGTGGCGATAACCGTGCGGGAATCGAACGAACGCTTCACCGGATCAGCGCGATCCGCAACCGTCAGGGCGACGTGGTCGGTCTGACCTGCCGGGTGGGCCGAGCCGTGTTCGGCACCGTTGCCATGGTGCGGGACCTTCTGGATGGAGGGCAGTCCCTGCTGTTGATGGGGCGCCCGGGTGTGGGCAAGACAACGGCGTTGCGCGAGATCGCTCGGGTGCTTGCGGATGAGCTGGAGCGGCGCGTGGTTGTGATCGACACGAGCAATGAGATCGCCGGTGATGGCGACATTCCGCACCCCGCGATCGGTCGGGCCCGCCGCATGCAGGTGGCCAGGCCTGAGCTGCAGCACCAAACCATGATCGAGGCGGTGGAAAACCACATGCCCGAAGTCATCGTGATCGATGAGATCGGCACGGAGCTGGAGGCGCAGGCCGCGCGCACCATCGCTGAACGTGGCGTGGTGCTGGTCGCCACAGCCCACGGCAATGCTTTGGCCAACCTGATCAAGAACCCCACCCTCAGCGATCTGGTGGGGGGAATACAGGCGGTCACCCTCGGGGATGAGGAGGCCCGGAGGCGGCGCAGTCAAAAAACGGTGTTGGAGCGCGCCGCCGAACCGACGTTTCCGGTGGCGGTTGAAATGCACAGCCGTCAGCGATGGGCCGTGCACACCGACGTTGCCGCCACCGTGGATCAATTGCTCCGGGGCCTGAAGCCAAGGGTTCAGGAGCGCGAGCTGACGCCTGAAGGGGGCGTTCAGCTGGTGGACCCGCCGCAATCTTCGGGTCTGCTGCGGCCTCCGTCCCAGCGGTCGTTCGCGGATCAGCCGGTCTCTGTTCCCGTGCCCATGCCTGCGGCCAGTGACCGAGAGGTCAGTGCAGCAGAGAAACCAGCTTCGCCGGAGACCAGCGCCGAGCATCTGCAGGTTCTCTGTTGCGGGGTTCCTCCCCGTGTGGTGGAGGAGGCCATCCGGTCCCACGGCTGGAAGGCGCGGGTTGTGGAGGACTTGAGTGAGGCCGATGTGGTGTTGAGCGTTCGGCTGGGTCTCAGTCGTCAACCATCACTGCGCCGTCAGGTCAGGGATCTGGGGATCCCGATCCTGGTGATCAAGTCCGACACTCTGCCCCAGGTGACCCGTGCCATGGCCCGTCTTCTGCGCCGTCAGGCCACCGAAACAGCCCCAGAGGTCACCCCGCCGGATCAGGCGTCTCAGGACGATGAATTGGCTGCTCTCGAAGAATGCCGTCTTGCGGTGGAACAGGTGGTGATGCCGCAAGGCCGGCCGGTGGAGTTGCTGCCTCGCAGCGAGCGTGTTCTCCGGATGCAGGCCGACCTCGTGCGCCGTTACCGACTGCGCAGCGATGTTTTCGGTGAGGCTGAAATGTCAAGGCTGAGGGTTTTCCCCCGCTGATCGGCCGTCGGTTGATTCGCCCGGTGGATTGACGAAGGGTTGGCTGCTGTGGGTAACTATGGGTACTCCGGTGATCCGCAGGTTGCGGTTCAAACGGATCAATGGGCCGTCGCCAAGTGGTAAGGCAGCGGGTTTTGGTCCCGCCATTCCTAGGTTCGAATCCTAGCGGCCCAGTTTTTGTCCATGAATGATCGCCCTCTGCTGGTCTTCGATTTCGACGGAGTCATCGTCGATGGCATGGCGGAGTACTGGTGGAGTGCTTGGCATGCCTGCCTTCGTCTTGAGGCTGCCCCCGAGGGCTTGACGCCCGATCAGGTGCCAGACGCCTTCCGTCAGCTGCGGCCGTGGGTGCATCAAGGTTGGGAGATGGTGCTGCTGGCCGCTGAGCTGCCCGTGCTGAACCTTCCGGTTTGGCTGCAGTCCTATGGGGAGGCGCAGGCCTCGGCACTGCAACGGCGTGGATGGCAGCCGGAGCAGCTGCAGACAGCACTTGATGCCTCCAGAGATCAAGCCGTTCGGCAGAACCGTTCCGCCTGGTTGGCCCTGCACCGACCTTTCCCCGGCCTGGTGGAGCGGCTGCAGCAGTTGGAGGCTGAGGGGGTGGACTGGTCTGTTTTGACCACCAAAACCCAGGCCTTCACTGCCGAGCTGCTGAACGGCCTTGGCCTGAATCCTTGGCGCCTGGATGGTCGGGAGGCTGGCGCCAAACCTCAGGTTCTGCTCCAGCTTCAGCAGCAGCGAAGGCTGAGTGGCTTCGTGGAAGACCGCCGGGCGACCCTGGAGGCGGTCCGCTTAACGCCAGGGTTGGAACAGCTGCCCTGTTTTCTGGTGAGTTGGGGCTATCTTCGCCCGCAGGATCAGAGCGGTCTTCCGCCTGGAATTGCGTTGCTCCATCCGGATCGCTTTCGGGCCCCCCTGGCGCAATGGCCCTGATTCGTTACGGTACGCTTGTACTACTTGAGACGATTCGGCGCTTCTGTGGCATTGGATCTCTCGTTCCTTAGTTTCAGGTCCTTCTCATGCCTGCAGATATGAAATCCGGCGCTTCCGATCCCCGTCCCTCCGGAGAGAGGGACAAGGCGCTGAATCTGGTTTTGGGTCAGATCGAACGCAACTTCGGCAAGGGATCGATCATGCGGCTGGGCGATGCCTCCCGCATGCGGGTGGAGACGATTTCCACCGGTGCGCTGACCCTTGACCTCGCGTTGGGTGGTGGTTATCCGAAGGGTCGCGTGGTGGAGATCTACGGCC is a genomic window containing:
- the rplD gene encoding 50S ribosomal protein L4 codes for the protein MASCVVRDWQGKEAGKATLDLKVAKETTAVDLMHRAVLRQQAHARQGTASTLTRSEVRGGGRKPYKQKGTGRARQGSIRTPLKPGGGIIFGPKPRTYNLAMNRKERRLALRTALMARIDDVTVVQDFGASLEAPKTREITDALGRLGVAAGSKVLIVLTNPSDVVRRSVRNLEKVKLISADQLNVFDLLHANALVLGEEALATIQEVYGDD
- a CDS encoding 50S ribosomal protein L23, with translation MTERFQGRLADVIRRPLITEKATRALEINQYTFEVDHRAAKPDIKAAIEQLFDVKVTGISTMNPPRRSRRMGRFAGKRAQVKKAVVRLAEGNSIQLFPES
- the rpsS gene encoding 30S ribosomal protein S19, with protein sequence MGRSLKKGPFIADSLLRKVEKQNDNDDKSVIKTWSRASTILPMMIGHTIAVHNGRTHVPVFITEQMVGHKLGEFAPTRTFKGHIRDKKGGR
- the rplB gene encoding 50S ribosomal protein L2; the protein is MAIRNFRPYTPGTRTRVVTDFSEITSRKPERTLVVAKHRRKGRNNRGVITCRHRGGGHKRLYRVVDFRRNKHGVPAKVAAIHYDPHRNARLALLFYADGEKRYILAPAGVQVGQTVVSGPDAPIENGNAMPLSSVPLGSAVHCVELYAGRGGQMVRTAGASAQVMAKEGDYVALKLPSTEVRLVRRECYATLGEVGNSEMRNTSLGKAGRRRWLGRRPQVRGSVMNPCDHPHGGGEGRAPIGRSGPVTPWGKPALGLKTRKRNKPSNQYVLRKRRKTSKRSRGGRDS
- the rplC gene encoding 50S ribosomal protein L3, whose amino-acid sequence is MSIGILGKKLGMSQFFDEQGRAVPVTLIEAGPCRITQLKNDDTDGYSAVQIGFGETREKLINKPAQGHLNKSGEGLLRHLREYRVDSVEGLELGGAITVGDFEAGQKVDVSGDTVGRGFAGYQKRHGFSRGPMTHGSKNHREPGSTGAGTTPGRIYPGKRMAGRYGGKKITTRGLTILKVDSEHNLLVVKGSVPGKPGALLNIRPALRVGAKPANGGK
- the rplV gene encoding 50S ribosomal protein L22, with translation MTSSTPTAPTAQAHGRFIRGSVSKVRRVLDQIRGRTYRDALIMLEFMPYRSTGPITKVLRSAVANAEHNLGLDPSSLVISSATADMGPSMKRYRPRAQGRAYQIKKQTCHISIAVAAQTDS
- the rpsC gene encoding 30S ribosomal protein S3, translated to MGHKINPTGLRLGITQEHRSRWYASSKNYPALLQEDDRIRKFIHKKYGSAGISDVLIARKADQLEVELKTARPGVLVGRQGSGIEELRSGIQKTIGDSSRQVRINVVEVERVDGDAFLLAEYIAQQLEKRVAFRRTIRMAVQRAQRAGVLGLKIQVSGRLNGAEIARTEWTREGRVPLHTLRADIDYATKVASTTYGVLGIKVWVFKGEVLSEQAQPMPVGAAPRRRASRRPQQFEDRSNEG
- a CDS encoding LdpA C-terminal domain-containing domain, which encodes MGTDDHISEGLTPDDALAQGLWVKLICGASNQDLPAIADLTAVFAAVGVHCVDVAADPAVALAARRGLDWAEAQTGRRPWLMVSLSDGTDAHFRKAWFDPGRCPVDCPRPCERICPAAAIPPGAGIDQQRCYGCGRCLPACPHGLIEERDHRLAPEQVISLLQSIQPDALEIHTASGHDEGFATLIQSLQQHKVPLRRLAVSSGLEGHGVKADQLADLLWRRYSRLRQAGYRPLWQLDGRPMSGDVGAGTARAAVQLWRAMRSLAPPGPLQLAGGTNAATLEFLRPTERPAGIAFGGVARRLLMPVLDEAQTRRLALWQWPEGWERALSLARPLVAPWLQRSC
- a CDS encoding NAD(P)H-quinone oxidoreductase subunit N; the protein is MPLLLTGQAFRRDLEANGCLAVQAPLEGGAETRLLRRLRGAGYSTRMTSARGLGDPEVFLTQKHGIRPPHLGHQSVGRGAAVGEVQEVAPQLGDLFESDAPVALWLLEGQVLSRSELLSLCDLCKREPRLRIIVEMGGARSLKWEPMTTYLKA